A genomic region of Trifolium pratense cultivar HEN17-A07 linkage group LG3, ARS_RC_1.1, whole genome shotgun sequence contains the following coding sequences:
- the LOC123912750 gene encoding classical arabinogalactan protein 5-like, translating into MASYTVMLMLFATLLVSSTIAQSPSSSPTKSPVATPPKASQSPAVSPSATSPVSSPPVPVKSAPTPSPSAINSPPSPSPVAADSPAATPAAVTPSSISSPSEAPSPNENSAALNRFTFAGSAAVLVFAAALMM; encoded by the coding sequence ATGGCTTCCTACACCGTTATGTTGATGCTTTTCGCTACATTGTTGGTGAGTTCCACCATCGCTCAATCTCCATCATCATCACCGACCAAATCTCCCGTTGCTACTCCACCAAAGGCTTCACAGTCTCCAGCGGTTTCTCCCTCCGCTACCTCACCGGTTTCTTCTCCTCCCGTCCCTGTGAAAAGCGCTCCTACTCCTTCACCATCCGCCATCAACTCTCCACCATCTCCTTCTCCTGTCGCCGCTGATTCTCCTGCCGCCACTCCTGCTGCTGTTACTCCATCATCGATCTCTTCTCCATCTGAAGCACCATCACCAAATGAGAACTCTGCTGCTTTGAACAGATTTACCTTCGCCGGATCTGCCGCTGTTTTGGTTTTTGCTGCGGCTTTGATGATGTAG
- the LOC123912751 gene encoding classical arabinogalactan protein 5-like, with product MASYTVLFMLVATLLVSSTIAQSPSSSPTKSPVATPPKSSQSPSPAVSPSATAPVASPPVPVKSGPSPSPSAINSPPSPSPVAADSPAAVTPSSISSPSEGPSPNGAALNRFTFAGSAAGLVLAAALMM from the coding sequence ATGGCTTCCTACACCGTTCTATTCATGCTCGTCGCTACATTGTTGGTTAGTTCCACCATCGCTCAATctccatcatcatcaccaacCAAATCTCCCGTCGCTACTCCACCAAAATCTTCTCAATCTCCATCACCAGCAGTTTCTCCCTCCGCCACCGCACCGGTTGCTTCTCCTCCTGTACCTGTGAAGAGCGGTCCTTCTCCTTCACCATCCGCCATCAACTCTCCACCATCTCCTTCTCCTGTCGCTGCTGATTCTCCTGCTGCTGTTACTCCATCATCGATCTCTTCTCCATCTGAAGGACCATCACCAAACGGCGCCGCTTTGAACAGATTCACTTTCGCTGGATCTGCCGCTGGTTTGGTTTTGGCTGCCGCTTTGATGATGTAG
- the LOC123912752 gene encoding uncharacterized protein LOC123912752 encodes MSTRGSWITLKIRGVVDVICASRFQSSYGGIKRNTSIVSTARIESSYWMQPSMQFFSTKRKISTNANRLKNDEVQPEVPASKISAFSSWVKWVLCSLLSFMLPFWSQYWGKFQRIEGEAEIVIEGVEKVAEVVEKVANVAEKISEDVAEMLPEDGELKKVALVVETASKQAAHGAQTTEEFIHKVEEVVNDMEDLESFVEPVIDKIVKKKETSKD; translated from the exons ATGTCAACAAGAGGATCATGGATAACTTTGAAAATCAGAGGAGTTGTTGATGTAATTTGTGCTAGCAGATTCCAATCAAGCTATGGTGGAATCAAGAGGAACACTTCAATTGTGTCAACGGCTAGGATTGAAAGTAGTTATTGGATGCAACCTAGTATGCAATTCTTTagcaccaaaagaaaaataagcaCTAATGCAAATAG ATTAAAGAATGATGAGGTTCAGCCTGAAGTCCCGGCTTCGAAAATTTCGGCCTTTTCTTCTTG GGTTAAATGGGTTTTGTGTTCTTTACTTTCTTTCATGCTACCTTTCTGGAGTCAATATTGGGGAAAATTTCAAAGAATAGAAG GAGAGGCAGAGATTGTGATTGAAGGGGTTGAAAAAGTGGCAGAGGTAGTAGAAAAAGTGGCAAATGTAGCAGAAAAGATAAGTGAAGATGTAGCAGAGATGCTTCCTGAGGATGGTGAGCTAAAGAAAGTGGCATTGGTGGTAGAAACTGCATCAAAACAAGCTGCTCATGGTGCTCAAACAACAGAGGAATTCATACACAAG GTTGAAGAAGTCGTTAATGACATGGAGGACTTAGAATCATTCGTTGAACCTGTCATTGACAagattgtgaagaagaaagaaacttCAAAGGACTGa